The DNA sequence acaaaaacaaagagaaatctctTAATGACTATACTAGTCGTGTTTCtttgagaaaatttcatttttgaaCTGAAACTATACATTTGAGAACCAACATAGATAGTTCTAGCTGGTtagatatataaaagaagaaggatCAAGTTATGCAGCATTAATGACTACTAACCTTGTGAATGTACGAAATATTGGTTTTCCCAGGACCTGCGACTATTATTCCACCTTGCTGCCTGGCAAACAGAAGCCAGTTAGTTTCCATATTAAATAAAGAAGCAGAGCTATGCATGAGaaggaaaaagtaaatttgTATGAGATCGAGAACGTGAATCAAATTCTTTACATTCTTTTGTTATCTTCTAACTTTACAAAATACTCATGAAATTTACCAGATAGGTTCTTGTgctgtttttttggtaaatggtcAGGTTATTGTTCTTGTTTGCTCAAGCTCACTCAAAAATTTAAGTTTGAACTTGAACcactattgtttttttcttatatatgtatactataACATTTATATTTGGTCTGTTACAGTTAACAAAAGTCCAGTTTATGATCTACTGTTTGAGCACTGCCAACGTTCTGCTTGCCATCTCCagtttattcaaataaacagTATATAATACTTCTCCTCAGATTAAAGAGGTCGATTTTGACTTCCACAATATGAGAATTTGTAAAATCTCTAGTAATGGTTCATCAtataaaatactttaaaaaataaaggcgTCACTTACCATCCACCCCTGGTTACAGTGTCCTTTTCAAATGAAAGCTTCCAATCTTGTCTATAACCTTCCATGTATAATTGTATTATCTTAAGGCCTGCCTACAATATCATGGAAGAAACTCAAATGAGACATTCTGATTTGCTGTTATAAAAATCCAAAGACCTCCATAAACACCTCATCTCTGTGCCAAAGTACTCTATAtgcattatttattaatgaagaATACACAAATTGCTCACATACTTTGGGAGTGAAAGTTTTTGTGAACCCAGAAACAAATCTTAATGCCTCATACGATGAGTGACTAGGATCAGCATAAACTTCTGAAACATGTAAGGAAATTGGTCAGTGGATTGCTATAAGAAAGGGAAAATATAAACAGCAAGATAACCTGCATGCTAATCAGATGAGAAAATTATATTCAGTAGACCTTCATTTTTAACCATTCAAACAACAGCATCGTGGAGGCCACAATCACTCTTCAACCTTCTCGTAAACCTCTACATTTTGATCATTTTCAAAAAGGTTGCATTTGGATTCGCCTACTTTTGTATCAAAagctcttttatttttcattaaactAATCTCTACCACATCCACTGATATACAGAATTTGGTAAAAGAAGCTGGTAATGGTAACAGCATGTCCTACACAGATTCTTAGATTATGAGATTTTCGATACAACATACAATCTAGGCAACCATATCTAACACATAATTTTACTGTCCTAGCTAGTAGAAGAgcatatttgctaacaagctgGAGAAATTCAGTTTGAAAAAGGTTATGGTCATGAAAGGGATAGTGTATTAAAAAGAGTACATGCAATGGATTGTAAATGTTGTTTATTACCCCAACAGAGTGTACACAATGCATCTTGATAAGTTAACtatctattttatttcattattcagTCCAAAAAAGAACCAATTAAATGGTATTCAAATACTTTGAGTTTCATGCCCTATTGTTAGTTGCCTAGTTGATAGTAAAAAAGCACAACAGAAAGTAAAACCAATTGCGCAAATGTAATAACCGACATCATTGTTTAGTTCTTCCAGAAACATACCTCCTTTGAATTTTGTTTGCTCATAGAACGTTTTCGCCTgtataaaattactattatgGTTATAATATTCATGCATGAAAAATTGGGAATATAGGCAGGAATATAGAAACAACCAAGAAGTAATAGATTCCATGTCaaagattttgcaaagtttaatTACAATTAGCATAGTAAAAActtcaaaactaaaaaagaaaatataacaagCAAACTTGTGAGACCTCCACTACGAAATGTAAAAAGTGataacaaatacataaaactgTTTCAGCACCAAATTTAGAAAAACATTTAAGCAAAATGCAGAAGCAAATTTTACATGCTTCTCTTATTGCATACCTGATCAACGCTACCAGGTCCAATTAAAACAAGTGCAACGCCAGAAGCATCCAATACTTCCTGTACAGATTCAAACTATATCAGAACTatgttatcaaaagaaaaaaatgtctaAAGAAATGTCTCATTTCCAAACCAAGCATGCTTAAGAGCCAGCTCACTACCATGTATTGCTGGTGATTAGTTTTGATGCAACTTTCAAAACACAAACATGCTTTTTGGGATTGACGAAGATATCATCGACTAAAAATACCAAATACTGAGATTTCCACACAAGTTTTCACATACCAGGTTCTAGTATTATGGTCAGAGTGCAGAATTCAATTGAAATCCATACAAAACAGAAAGCATGGAGATTCTAGAAGAAACTTTTGATAGACTAATAGTTCCACAAGCTGAACGATGACAAGGGACCGGGTTGGTTATGCTTTGTTTAGGTCTTAGTCTCACTATGATCAGATCCTGTTGTTGCTAACATGATTCTGTAAGGTGGAAAAGTGCATTTTCATACCACAAAAGTTCATAGTTTTGAAGCgcataaaaaagtataaaaaaaacaactaCAATGATTTTACCAAACCCACAAAAGTACCTTCTTGGAGGCAAGATAATCAGCACGTTTGCGACAAAAGACACATCTGAagacaaacaacaaaaatttatctCTCCGGTTATATAGAAACTGCTTACTTTCTACTGGGGTGTAAAAACACTTTGTCCTAAAACTAAAGACTTAAAGCCCTTAAATTAGCTAAAGAAGAAACTACCCAAAATGGCGAGCAAAAGCAATAACGGCTTTCCTATCTTTCCATAAATCAGAAATTGGGATTTCAACTCCATTTAAGCCGACCACTTTTACTGTGTCCAATAAATTTGCTACATCTTCCTCATCGGCCACGGAAGATTCAATCCCTGTTCAAACCCACACATGATTCCAACCAAAAGACATGATAAATCCCCCTTCCCATCCCTCCCacccttttttattaaaaaaattccataGTTGTCTGTTTGGTTTccgagaaaatgaaagaaagaacagCATTCAAATACAAaaagctattaaaaaaaaaaaaaaaggaacaggatACTTACTAGTTTTCCTCCATTTTCTTCGAAACCAAACAGATAATAGTTATGAGACACACAGCTATGGaaacccaaaattaaaaaatatatatataaattaaaaaaaaaaaaaaaaaaaacttgccaGGAGAACCAGATATTGCAGAGGCTACGAAGCGGGTCTGCCGTGGAGAGAATCTGGGTACTTCGTTGAAGTGGTTGGTGATGACAGGGAAGCTGAGGTTGCGATTGGGAGATGGGCCTGGAACTTCACGTGTCGAAGTGTAATTGGTGGTCCTGTTGGGTTGGAGAGTATTGGCAAAGAGTGTTGCATGGAGAGCTGCTGCCATGGTCTTTTGGCTGCTCAGTTGGGAACGAGAATCAGTCTGCAGGTGGGAAGGGTTATTGACCGTTGCTTTTTTTTGTGGGAGCCCAACTCCCACGTGGAGTTCGTTCGTTATGAAACGAATAGTCGTTATTTCAGCCGGAGGACTTCTTGAATAACTACACGTCGTTTGAGGAAAGTGCTGTCGTTTCGTTTTACAAGtgaaaaaaccttttttttttcttttttttttctttttttaaagaaaaaaaatactttttttaatatgtaatttttatttttggtatgcctttctttttttttttttttttatggcctTTAGGTTTCCTTCTCAGTTATtcaaatctatatttttttaatatagataGTGGTACTCAACCAACGGAACTAAACCGCTTCAATAATgatgtatttttaatatatatactatcataaaaaaataaaaacagatagTGATAATGTTCATTTTTATTATGTACAAGTAATGAGTTTATATTgtccaatgaaaataaattaataaaaaaaaacattaatttctaATCAACCAGCAGAGGAGTGACATGTACACACATATGTTAATGGAAAAAAGCAtgtaataaaagaaaacttCACTGGAATTGCTCACCTTATCATACACAATCCATCGTCCCTCCTTAATTCTCTACCACCACTAACAGTCCATTTGCTTATTTTCCAACTACCATTTTCCATTGCAaccaatttttttggaaatagaTTAGATAAAGATGCTAAATGCAATGTCCTCAATACCATCGAAATAGCATTTCTTCCATCTTTTGGGAAACACAAGTGGTTTAATCACAATACCAAACTCAAAACTTCAACACTATCAGATCCCAGATCCCATTTAATTTATTGCCAGAGTttgcaaatatataataattatgtatatttcattattCAACGATGTACTctttaaacaaaatttctattatCCACTACTAATTGGATAGGTAATGTTTCTGCCACCATTACAGCATAAGCATACCAAATACTGCGTAGTTTTTATAATCTTAGTAAATTgactttaattaattcatatgttagtttgatctttgaattttgattttcccTGCAAAcatattatgaatattttatattcacTTTCATATAACTCTTTGACTCTACCTACAAATCCAAAACGAAGTTTAGTAAGGATGTATTTGGTTGATGTAAattatgtttttcttctttacaaaacaagacattttttttttttttgatactcAAAACAAGACAATTaaagattaatttttaaaattcgtaattacttttttcttttctgttttttttaagaaaaatattttaaaaaatagtgaGACTATCAAATTGTTTTTGATCATATTGTTGCTAATGAGTTGCAGATTGAATTATACTCCAAGTTAAACAAGAAAGACTCTGAAAATGATGTAAGTTTTTGGTGGAAAAATGGTGACATTTGTGTTGTGTGGTTTGAAGTTTAGAGGAAAGTGGCGGCCAGAAACTAGTGGAGGCGGGGTTGACCAACAACAATGGTtgtgtgatttatttatttatttactttttctaatTCTAATTAAGATATCTGtagcattttttttccttcttttttttatgatagAGCTTTGTAgcaatttgaaacaaaaagaaaatgcgatatatatatatatatacacatacttatatataaataaagataaaaataacataTGATTTAAAGTGATTTTAGTAATGctaatataaaactaaaaatcctgacattttatatttattttttgatataatttttttctactttgttttaatttaattatatattttgttatttaaagatCTTGACCTATTTTATTTAagcttccccaaaaaaaaaaaaaaaaaaaatttccatttgagCTTGATTTGAAAATTCATAATTCTAAATCTAAAGCCAAGGGCAGCACTACACTTCTAAGCCTTATAAAGAACTAAATTTGTTTGGTGAAGTTAAAAGTTGGATATGTTATGCCTGTTTTCTCTCTCAATTACATTAGACTATACATAACATCAACAATTGTGAGAGGTATcataatacaatattttaaattaaggaagaaagaaagtgtTGGTACTataataaaaatccattaaaatgaAAGATtggtataataaatttttaagccacgaagaaagattttttttttttcaaagcgcATTTTATGGTTGTCATCCATTCTCGCACATTTTTTACAAAaacatcttttctttttattaacgTTTTCTACTATACGATACGACCtgtcctttttcttttacacGGATATTGATGgtttacataattaatttcctCGTGGAAAATTCCTACAGTTATTTATTTCACTCACagccaaaataaagaaaaaaaaataaaaaaggcttcTGTAATAGATTCCACTAATTTAAAATGTTCTCACCAACCACAGTAAAATAAtacaagaaaataaacaaaaaaaaaaattgtctgaTCCAATCAcattaaataatacaattagTCACTTTCTTATTACGTTTTCActtaacaaaaggaaaaaaaaaaaaaaatacagggaAAAAGATTGCACTACTGcagcaaaataataacaataataataaatctcatCCTATCACATTGATTTAATACAATTAGtcgtattattatcattattatcattattattatttttctttcaaaatgtcAGTCAGAGTGGCACGAGGGGAACATGCCCAAGAAAAATTTTActtgttttgcatttttttttttttatcaatttaattcaTATTACGTTATTTGCGCCCGCCAAAAACCACATGGGTTATGGACCCGTTTAAGTAGAAGAGAAATTCTAGCATGTGTCTTTCATCTTTTTCTAAAACCAGGATGCAAATTATGTTCATGTTACCTTATTATCATTGgatcaatttgaatataaaaagtttttttcaccttttttttttttcatttttttattatacaacatattcaatttaattataaaattgatattcatTCTATATCTTtaactaaaacaaaataaatattttaatataataaaaaacttttatttcaattttttcacttgaactatttttatttatttaactaacCAACATTATAAGAAATTTGTATAATAtaattagaaaacaaataatattcaaaaactaaaataatcaataaaatttgataaattaataaatatgtactattaattaaataaatttgtcaattatgtactttatttccttttaagttaaacttttaatttttttaggaaggttttctttatttttctattcctatattttttttttattaaatcataTTACTTTGATAAATCtattaacaatttatatattttttattttaatttgaattaaatgaaCAACTATGAAATACTattgttttctatattttaattataaaacaaattagcattactttgttaaaaaattttaaaactcattttgcatttttataaaagaaaagaatagcAGTTTcgcaatatatattaaatttaatgacttttgttttaattaaaatatgttttagTTTTGTAAAAAGTAAAAGACACGTGGTAGATATAGCAAGGGGTCAGTGTATAAGCGGGTGTCCAAATGAGTGTAATTAGCTCTTctctaattaaaatttaccaccttaataaaaaaaattccaaaccaGACATGTTTACTGTTTGTATCTGTAATCCCTTTTTAACATCTGCTAATCTAAAGTTACAATTTTGAttagttataaaaaatatatttcatgaaaatttcttagttcccataaaattttcaaataaattaattatacaatTGATAGCGATATTTTCTTACCAccgataaaattatattttctttaataagaaatcttaaaattttcaaattaaattaattattctaattAGGTATCTTTGTTGCCTTTCTATCCCGCTGCAAAACTTTTGCCAAACCATCAATTTAGACCGTGCCCAGTTATCTCTTACCTATTCAATATGATCATCATCTCAATATGTGTTGAGCATGTCAAGAACCTCACTTGGTGCACCAGTTTATCTTTTACCAGTTCATCGGTTCCATGCGACCATCTCTTGGATATTTGTTGAGCATGTCAAGAACATTAGTTGGGAATGAGGTTGATGGGTTATCATTTTGATGTAACATAAGAAGCATTCATTATCACCAATTCAATTTTCCATAGATTTTAGGATaggataatatattaataaccaTTTTAGCTTTCCATAGTAGCTAATATTAACtatatcaatttcatttttagaATTGTTACAACATTTGATTCTAATCCAACTTTGAAATGCCCATGTTCATTTgtgttataaatttttatttgtttgaggtattataaaaaaaatttaattaatagttGTTT is a window from the Ziziphus jujuba cultivar Dongzao chromosome 11, ASM3175591v1 genome containing:
- the LOC107432915 gene encoding thioredoxin-like protein AAED1, chloroplastic, which produces MAAALHATLFANTLQPNRTTNYTSTREVPGPSPNRNLSFPVITNHFNEVPRFSPRQTRFVASAISGSPGIESSVADEEDVANLLDTVKVVGLNGVEIPISDLWKDRKAVIAFARHFGCVFCRKRADYLASKKEVLDASGVALVLIGPGSVDQAKTFYEQTKFKGEVYADPSHSSYEALRFVSGFTKTFTPKAGLKIIQLYMEGYRQDWKLSFEKDTVTRGGWQQGGIIVAGPGKTNISYIHKDKEAGDDPDIEEILKACCS